One window of the Rhipicephalus sanguineus isolate Rsan-2018 chromosome 4, BIME_Rsan_1.4, whole genome shotgun sequence genome contains the following:
- the LOC119390708 gene encoding LOW QUALITY PROTEIN: uncharacterized protein LOC119390708 (The sequence of the model RefSeq protein was modified relative to this genomic sequence to represent the inferred CDS: deleted 1 base in 1 codon; substituted 1 base at 1 genomic stop codon) codes for MACRPITDNQEKWTSQTKSLNPFFGKEHIYRYIESKGAQKHRDAGIRLFTSGHLQKLQFLEGSGAETVVRAEVLASMTTRTVYKASIKLYKCDGEVVSGSCTCVAGKGAVCKHICCVLYGLMYIAQHDLASVPYSLSCTETERQWYHPRDPRKVTEDFENVVFSKDTCDGISCAPERHQKRIQYSSLKADRKVMKTPSLINLHGNLKKCGLDCFADILEATTSCPXELQNSKCAEEDKAMPKRWLDAVKAGSAVQYTVNDVNAVENATRLQSGSPMWHHYRKGIMTASSVHRVYTWVNSTCKRKMGPHVVRSLLSTIMGKKVRATYAMKRGLLCEDSARKAFLEKNKQHVDIDVRQCGLFLCRSHPFLGASPDGIATCSCCAPRLLEIKSPMRIDAFCKNELRGGCLKASSRYFTQVQTQMGVTGLKSCVLFVYSEEKCVQVPVLFDESFFTELVKCCKFFADQYLVPYFSGNWQLS; via the exons ATGGCATGTAGACCTATAACCGACAACCAGGAAAAGTGGACCAGTCAGACAAAGTCACTGAACCCATTCTTTGGAAAAGAACACATCTATAG GTACATAGAAAGCAAAGGTGCTCAAAAACATCGTGATGCTGGGATACGCCTCTTCACTTCAGGACATTtgcagaagctgcagtttttggaaggCAGTGGTGCAGAGACCGTTGTACGTGCAGAAGTGCTAGCTTCCATGACTACTAGGACCGTGTACAAGGCATCCATCAAGTTGTATAAATGTGATGGTGAGGTAGTTTCGGGGAGCTGCACCTGCGTTGCAGGCAAAGGTGCAGTGTGCAAGCACATCTGCTGTGTCTTGTATGGTTTAATGTACATTGCACAGCATGATCTGGCATCTGTGCCATACTCTCTCTCGTGCACAGAGACAGAACGACAGTGGTATCACCCCAGAGACCCCAGGAAGGTCACGGAAGATTTTGAGAATGTAGTCTTTTCCAAGGACACCTGCGACGGGATCAGCTGTGCACCAGAACGACACCAAAAGCGAATTCAGTATTCATCTTTGAAAGCAGACAGAAAGGTGATGAAAACACCCAGCCTGATAAACTTGCATGGCAATCTTAAGAAATGCGGCCTCGACTGCTTTGCCGACATTCTCGAGGCAACGACTTCTTGCCCGTGAGAATTGCAGAACAGCAAA TGTGCTGAAGAAGACAAAGCAATGCCGAAACGATGGCTTGATGCTGTAAAAGCTGGAAGTGCAGTCCAGTACACAGTTAATGACGTGAATGCTGTGGAGAATGCCACAAGGCTCCAGAGTGGATCACCCATGTGGCATCATTACCGGAAAGGAATTATGACTGCATCATCGGTACATAGAGTGTACACATGGGTGAATAGCACGTGCAAAAGAAAGATGGGGCCCCATGTTGTGCGCTCTCTGCTAAGCACTATCATGGGTAAGAAAGTGCGTGCTACTTATGCCATGAAGCGGGGCCTTTTATGCGAAGACAGCGCAAGGAAGGCCTTccttgaaaaaaataaacagcacgTGGACATCGACGTGAGGCAGTGTGGTCTTTTTTTATGCCGCAGCCATCCTTTCCTTGGGGCAAGCCCAGACGGAATCGCTACATGCAGTTGTTGTGCACCACGCCTTTTGGAGATCAAAAGCCCCATGAGAATTGATGCATTTTGCAAGAATGAACTGCGTGGTGGATGCCTCAAAGCCAGCAGCAGGTATTTTACCCAGGTGCAGACACAAATGGGGGTTACCGGTCTGAAGAGTTGTGTCCTCTTCGTGTACAGTGAAGAAAAGTGTGTGCAAGTTCCTGTACTTTTTGATGAGTCATTCTTCACTGAGCTGGTGAAGTGCTGCAAGTTTTTTGCTGACCAGTACCTGGTGCCTTATTTCTCTGGAAATTGGCAGCTTTCTTAA